CTGGCGTTGCTGATTGGGGCTGCTGTCCTCGGCTCAGTGGTTTACTTTACTGAAATCCATCCCTCGGCTCAAAAAGCAGATCAGGCTGACGCAGGAAGTCAGCCCCTCTTCGACTTTGCAGAAGCCGATGTTCAGGCCTTTTCAGTTACGACGCCCCTCCGGACGGTTTCGTTCAAGAAAACCGACGATGGCTCTTGGCAAATGGTGGAACCTGATCCAGGACTGGCTAGCGAACCCACCGTGGCCTATCTGCTCAACCTCTTGGCAACCGGGCAGAGCGATCGCACGTTGAGCGTCCCTGCTTCCGAGTGGGAGGTGTTTGGCTTCCACCAGCCGTTGGCGGATATCACCGTCACCGTAGCGGATGGACAAACCCA
This genomic window from Synechococcales cyanobacterium T60_A2020_003 contains:
- a CDS encoding DUF4340 domain-containing protein, which codes for MKLQPMTLALLIGAAVLGSVVYFTEIHPSAQKADQADAGSQPLFDFAEADVQAFSVTTPLRTVSFKKTDDGSWQMVEPDPGLASEPTVAYLLNLLATGQSDRTLSVPASEWEVFGFHQPLADITVTVADGQTHTLKIGEYDFNRSSLYALRDAPDNAPQDLEELPVLLVSPDFENAVSRPLEDWKKSADESDNPTNSTDESPEPNTTESPTEANPDTPSLESTESAPEESPVE